The genome window tgtgtgaataGTCAGAGTGCATATGTTAAATGTGATATTTCATTTGGAATACGCcttaaaattgttttacttCCTGAggcttttgtattattattttttgtttgtgtgtgtgtggatgctAAATTCTTTAGAGGGTAAGTTTACCCAAAATCTTTCTTTTATGATTTACCCTCATCTCAAGTGTATAATTCTctttttctgttgaactcaaaaggataacatttaaatattttttttcgaAACAATGAAAGTTATGTGTTTTGAGAAACATAAAGGAAAATAAAGTttaacattttgggtgaacttttcttTTAGATAATGCTTAATAGATGACATTCTTCCAtgtaaactaaatgaaaaacaaatgtgttaatATTAAGTGTGAGGTTTATGAAATCATTTATTACTTATGACTttgtacagaaaaaaaacatatataccaaatatataacaaaagaaagaaaacaaacaatttcatATGAAGAAATGTTACACGCACCAAATAAATGCAGTACTCATTCTCAGTGTTGTGTGAATTTATTTGCCTGCTTCTAATGGAGTTAATGTGTCATGTTCATCTGGCTGATGCGTTCTGAATAATGATGTATAATGTTGGTTGTCTGAGCCCAGGGCACCAGTGACAGCTGTCTCTCGCCACGCAGAATCTCAGGAGATGACATGATGCTATTCCATGTATCTGACTCTGGCATTTGCTTGTATGCCTTATTTAAGAAACTATGCGTTATTTTTGTAAACCCTTATGATCATCTCCCACATGAGCAGATTCCGGTTTGTTCTTCACCTTGGAGCATCACGTGATTTTAACGTGACCTAATAACCTAGTGCTGCTGTACTTCCATGGATGCGGTTTCCATGACAACTGTGGGAGTGCCAGTTTTCTTgagcatccctcctccaccgCACACTCCTGTTGTGCACAATGCTGATCACATGACAGTAATTACCCTGATGTGATAGTGGCACCTGAGATCCTGAGAAGATATAATGATTCTGATTTTGAAAAAGATTTTACACTTTACGtgaaaaatacaacataacatGCTTGAGTCAGTATGTGTAGGCTGTGCTTGATGGCGATTAATAGTGACTGAATCAATGATGTTCTCTGTAAATAACGTTCTGTTCAAATAGTGTTggttttgaaaaagaaatattGTAGGAAATCATTGTGAATATCCTGTCaatattaaaatagtattttgtgttttgttacagCTTGTGCAAGAACCAGTGGTACATCCATGAAATCATTTCTAGTATGACATGTAAACGCATTTATTTGAGCCTCAGTAAAGAGAAAGATTATCAATGAATTATTTAAGGTCGGCCTTTTAATCACAAAGACATCATGTGGCTTTAGAAGATTAATTTTGTAAATGGGCTGTAtaggtttttttatttatgaaaagaaaattCATAGATATCTTAAAATTCTCTTTGTGCACCACgggagaaaaatatatttgggtttgaaacaacatcagGATATATAatgattctgtcatttattgttttacttcgttttttacgttttataatgtttaaaaaacatttgtatggtAATCCTAGTCAAACATAAGAAAAGGCAGACAGATAAACAggtattttatattgatttgaAACAATGTCTATAATTAAATTCAATCGACAATTTATTGTTTGTGAAAATAAgcgtatgtctgtgtgtgttgtagaaTAAGCCTATTGATTATCTTTCTTCATGGCACTGAGCCTGAAACACTTGACTGTGGCTGGGTGCCACAGCAGCTGTCACTGTGAAATTACAAACAGTTGGAAAGAAGGATGACAAATCAATAACAACGAGTGCGGCTTTGTCTTTAACTTTGTCTGTGCTTTGCCAAGGTCACCAAGGAGAAAATATTGACCATCAGCCCAATAGGTAATGAATTATGAAGCTCAATTTCTGCATTCCAGTACACTGTTGTTTCAAGAGATGAAGGGCTTATATCTTTTTTCAAATGCTGCAAACAAATCAATGGAATTATTTAGCTTATTGAGGCATTTGAAAGTATATAATATCAAACcaaatgatattttgaacacaaaaaggttttacattattaaaacaataaaaactaattCAAAACGTGAAAAAACTAAAGATTATATTaagatttgtatttaaatgatatattttattgtctAATGCAATGTTGTACGTTTTATATGTGGCGTGCAGATTGCTCAGTTGACCTGTGAATGTGTGAGCATGgctttgttgttttaacttaaCGATGTAGCCACGCCCCTTGCGTCTAAAACTATATTAAGCTCGCGATCGCCCCGCCCATCATCAGTCTAGCCGTGAGATGCCGAGCGCGATGGACTACTGCGTCTGACACCCAAAGACCTGCTATCGAATGGACGTCTTTCTTACGCCATCAACGTTTGAATAGCCTTCATAATGCCTTTTCCGCCGATAAACCTGCACTCGCGGATAGCATCTCCAAGAAAGGAGCTATTCAGGAAAAAGAAGAGCAGAGATAACGTCGCACCCCCTCAATCCACCTTAGGTCCAAGGACGGAAGACTACGAGGAGTCGGAGAAGAATAAACTGGCGTCGCCGTGGCCATTGGCTCATGTAAAACAGCACGGGCGACACAAGTCGACCCGAGTCCCTGCCGATCCCGAGACGGACAGCAAACATCCATGGCTGAGCGTCCCCAAACCCTTGGCTACCTCATGCGAAAGCGTCCCGCGGTCCAGCTCCGGAGAATCCAGCCATAAATATTCCTCCAGGACGTCATTCCCAAAAGAAGAAGGCGAGCGGGAGATCCACTTCTCACTCAGCCTTACACCCGAAGCCATCCTGGTCATCCAAAAGCGCAACCTGGAGAAACAGATGATGGCCAAGCAGCAGAAGTGCTGCGCATCCGCGGACCTGAGACACCGGCGGGTTTTTCCGTCCAAGAGAGCGCAGAGCAGCTCCAACAACAAGAGCACCGGACCTGTTGCCAAGCTCGAAGGGGCCAATGATATCAGCACCATTGTGAAGATCTCCCTCCTCAATGATCAGTATAAATACGATGATGTGGAGTACGAGGAGGAGGACGGAGACGTG of Triplophysa dalaica isolate WHDGS20190420 chromosome 11, ASM1584641v1, whole genome shotgun sequence contains these proteins:
- the prr18 gene encoding proline-rich protein 18 → MPFPPINLHSRIASPRKELFRKKKSRDNVAPPQSTLGPRTEDYEESEKNKLASPWPLAHVKQHGRHKSTRVPADPETDSKHPWLSVPKPLATSCESVPRSSSGESSHKYSSRTSFPKEEGEREIHFSLSLTPEAILVIQKRNLEKQMMAKQQKCCASADLRHRRVFPSKRAQSSSNNKSTGPVAKLEGANDISTIVKISLLNDQYKYDDVEYEEEDGDVDETVMRKCKEWLKGVESAAAFGKVDKLSSLPHLKS